One segment of Neobacillus endophyticus DNA contains the following:
- a CDS encoding YhcU family protein, which produces MKIVFASTPGQEEEICELVRYVYSNIFPLYFTDDEISQFEKLKVLHTSDQQFEEIGTLKDAFQVMASIQTLISILETTDLDEQYAELFNKNAANLQDLGLFFPFEYEQFVSAKSMKNSSALSMYMKAHNQLLV; this is translated from the coding sequence GTGAAGATTGTTTTCGCCTCGACACCAGGTCAAGAAGAAGAAATTTGTGAACTGGTAAGGTACGTATATTCAAATATTTTTCCTTTGTACTTTACAGATGATGAAATCAGTCAGTTTGAAAAGTTAAAGGTTCTGCATACCTCTGATCAGCAATTTGAAGAGATTGGCACATTAAAAGATGCTTTTCAGGTAATGGCTAGCATTCAAACGCTCATCTCCATTTTGGAGACAACAGATCTTGATGAGCAATATGCTGAATTATTTAATAAAAATGCTGCAAACCTGCAGGATTTAGGACTCTTTTTCCCATTCGAATATGAACAGTTTGTTTCTGCCAAAAGCATGAAAAATAGTTCGGCTCTCAGTATGTATATGAAAGCTCATAATCAATTACTAGTTTAA
- a CDS encoding phospho-sugar mutase produces MNWKTTAKSWMDFDHLDQELKNELGKIMHDEKLLEEAFYKNLEFGTGGMRGEIGVGTNRMNIYTVRKASAGLAEYIKEQGEEAKQRGVVIAYDSRHKSPEFAMEAAKTLATNGIQTYVFDELRPTPELSFALRYLNAFSGIVVTASHNPPEYNGYKVYGSDGAQLPPDAADEVILKVNAIENELLIEVNSEENLRQAGLIKTIGEEIDQAYIEKLKTISENPGLAKEVDIKVVYTPLHGTGNKPVRSALAALGYENVTVVKEQELPDPEFSTVKSPNPEEHAAFELAIRDGKALGADILIATDPDADRLGIAVQNSEGEYIVLTGNQTGALLLDYIISQKVQKGTLPENGVVLKTIVTSEIGRKIAAAHQLPTVDVLTGFKFIAEKIKEYKATGEHTFLFGYEESYGYLIGDFARDKDAVQAALLAVEVCAYYKKQGMSLYEGLMQVFEKYGYYQEGLRSLTLKGKEGAEMIQSLLASFRNESLTKLGSFTVAAAEDYLTSTRKLANSEEKIDLPKSNVLKYLFEDGSWVCLRPSGTEPKVKFYFGVNSNSLEESHARLEEIDKAFMDLVDHKLKMVQEI; encoded by the coding sequence ATGAATTGGAAAACAACAGCAAAGAGTTGGATGGACTTTGATCACTTGGATCAAGAATTAAAAAATGAATTAGGAAAAATCATGCATGATGAAAAGCTTTTAGAGGAAGCATTTTATAAAAATTTAGAATTTGGTACGGGCGGAATGCGCGGAGAGATTGGTGTAGGAACAAACCGGATGAATATCTATACAGTTCGCAAGGCGTCTGCTGGATTGGCCGAGTACATAAAAGAGCAAGGAGAAGAGGCAAAACAGCGCGGAGTTGTGATAGCTTATGATTCACGGCACAAATCACCTGAATTTGCGATGGAAGCTGCTAAAACACTCGCAACAAACGGAATCCAAACATACGTATTTGATGAACTTAGACCGACACCGGAATTATCATTTGCCTTAAGATATTTAAATGCTTTTTCGGGAATCGTGGTGACCGCTAGCCACAATCCACCGGAATATAACGGTTATAAGGTTTATGGATCAGACGGGGCGCAATTACCGCCTGATGCAGCCGATGAAGTAATTTTAAAGGTAAATGCTATTGAAAATGAACTATTGATTGAAGTGAACAGTGAAGAAAACTTACGTCAAGCAGGCCTTATTAAAACAATCGGTGAAGAGATTGATCAAGCATACATTGAAAAGTTAAAGACAATTTCCGAAAATCCAGGTCTTGCGAAAGAAGTGGATATAAAAGTTGTTTATACACCATTGCATGGAACAGGGAATAAGCCTGTGCGTTCTGCCTTAGCAGCATTAGGCTATGAAAATGTAACGGTCGTGAAGGAGCAGGAGCTTCCGGATCCAGAATTCTCTACAGTCAAGAGTCCTAACCCTGAAGAGCATGCTGCATTTGAATTGGCCATTCGCGACGGAAAAGCATTGGGAGCGGACATTTTAATTGCAACTGATCCGGACGCTGACCGTTTAGGGATTGCAGTACAGAATTCTGAGGGCGAATATATCGTGTTAACCGGTAATCAAACAGGTGCATTATTACTTGATTACATTATTTCGCAGAAGGTCCAAAAGGGGACATTACCAGAAAATGGCGTGGTATTAAAGACAATTGTAACCTCCGAAATTGGCCGGAAGATTGCTGCTGCCCATCAGTTACCAACTGTAGATGTGTTGACAGGATTTAAATTCATAGCTGAAAAGATAAAAGAATATAAAGCAACAGGTGAGCATACATTCCTATTTGGATATGAAGAATCCTACGGATACTTAATAGGGGACTTTGCACGGGACAAGGATGCTGTTCAAGCTGCACTTTTGGCAGTTGAAGTGTGTGCTTATTACAAGAAGCAGGGCATGTCACTTTATGAAGGCTTGATGCAAGTATTTGAAAAGTACGGATATTATCAGGAAGGACTGCGTTCCTTAACCCTTAAAGGCAAGGAAGGGGCTGAAATGATTCAATCCTTGTTAGCGTCATTCCGTAACGAATCGCTGACAAAATTAGGATCGTTTACAGTGGCTGCAGCGGAGGATTATTTAACTAGTACTCGAAAATTGGCAAATAGTGAAGAGAAAATTGATCTTCCGAAATCCAATGTTCTGAAATATCTTTTTGAAGACGGTTCATGGGTTTGCCTAAGACCTTCAGGTACAGAGCCGAAAGTAAAGTTCTACTTTGGGGTAAACAGCAATAGTCTTGAAGAGAGCCATGCAAGGCTAGAGGAAATTGATAAGGCCTTTATGGATTTAGTGGACCATAAATTGAAAATGGTACAAGAAATTTAA
- a CDS encoding sensor histidine kinase: MKITTKINLLTTVWMLFILMFINIVVFFLFMKTTVNMETNMIFQQADDILNDIHGMPTRSVEGELKDYLTSHSYIRIIQPDGKTFYEVTNDKPFAQKIKGKFVRADESIQKMITLDNEEIQVLIIRVPIQQNHHVKGTLEIGEQLSGLEMRKDILLWILGLCTLLAVVMSIFGGRWLSNIIMRPISNMIRTMEDIEQSGVLKKINIQIETKDELQTMAKTFNRMIDRLQNNMEKQSQFVSDASHELKTPLTIIKSYANLLRRRGLHDKDLAEEAIQAIHSEATRIQKMTETFLDLASLENDQSLEMSKVDLIQLCQSIQKQLKEVYKREIHLFYSGTSLTLLADELKLKQVIIILLDNAIKYSQQKIEIFLEKNEQQTIIKVKDYGIGIPQEEIENIFERFYRVDKARSRETGGSGLGLHIAKRIVRLHKGDIKISSHEGTGSEVTIYLPNNSLIMEEA, encoded by the coding sequence ATGAAAATTACAACAAAGATTAATTTGTTAACGACTGTTTGGATGCTCTTCATCTTAATGTTTATCAATATTGTCGTCTTTTTTCTTTTTATGAAAACAACTGTAAATATGGAAACCAATATGATATTTCAGCAGGCCGATGACATTTTAAATGATATTCATGGCATGCCTACTCGAAGTGTAGAAGGAGAATTAAAGGATTACTTAACCAGCCATTCCTATATTCGAATTATACAACCTGATGGAAAAACGTTTTATGAAGTGACGAATGATAAGCCTTTCGCGCAAAAAATTAAAGGTAAATTTGTCCGGGCAGACGAGTCTATTCAAAAAATGATCACTCTGGATAATGAAGAAATACAAGTATTGATTATTCGTGTCCCCATTCAGCAAAATCATCACGTCAAAGGTACACTGGAAATCGGAGAACAATTATCAGGCCTAGAAATGAGAAAAGACATTTTGTTGTGGATTCTCGGTCTTTGTACTCTCTTAGCCGTTGTTATGTCTATATTTGGCGGCAGATGGCTTTCCAACATTATCATGAGGCCCATTTCCAATATGATTAGAACAATGGAAGATATCGAGCAAAGCGGTGTCCTTAAGAAAATAAATATCCAGATAGAAACGAAAGATGAATTACAGACAATGGCCAAAACCTTTAATCGTATGATTGACAGGCTGCAAAATAATATGGAAAAGCAATCTCAATTCGTTTCAGATGCTTCACATGAACTTAAAACGCCGTTAACCATCATTAAAAGCTATGCTAATCTTTTAAGGCGGCGTGGACTTCATGATAAAGATCTGGCTGAAGAAGCAATCCAGGCCATTCACTCAGAAGCAACCAGAATTCAAAAAATGACTGAGACCTTTCTTGATCTTGCTTCCTTAGAGAACGACCAATCATTAGAAATGAGTAAAGTAGATCTTATTCAGCTTTGCCAAAGTATTCAAAAACAATTGAAAGAGGTCTACAAGCGGGAAATCCATTTGTTTTATTCAGGAACATCCTTAACCTTGCTTGCAGATGAATTAAAATTAAAGCAAGTGATCATTATTTTATTGGATAATGCCATTAAATACAGCCAACAGAAAATTGAAATATTCCTTGAAAAAAATGAACAGCAAACGATTATTAAAGTAAAAGATTATGGAATCGGTATTCCTCAAGAGGAAATTGAAAATATTTTTGAACGATTTTATCGAGTGGACAAGGCTAGAAGTCGTGAAACAGGCGGTTCAGGCCTAGGGCTGCATATTGCCAAAAGGATTGTCAGACTCCATAAAGGGGATATCAAAATTTCAAGTCATGAAGGGACTGGGTCAGAGGTAACGATCTATTTGCCTAATAACAGTCTAATAATGGAGGAAGCCTAA
- a CDS encoding response regulator transcription factor, with protein sequence MTPHILIIEDEGQIARVLKMELEFEGYRVTVEHNGRIGLETALQSNIDLILLDVMLPELNGIEVLRRLRKVNQTLPVILLTARNTTFDKVAGLDQGANDYVTKPFEIEELLARIRSCLRHTSSTRQRKEDSILAVSDLVVNIETRDVTREGSSIILTPKEFDLLVYLLMNKNKVVTRENILLNVWGYDYEGETNVIDVTIRHLRKKADEGFSSQLITTVRGIGYTIKES encoded by the coding sequence ATGACCCCTCACATTTTAATCATTGAAGATGAAGGGCAAATTGCCAGGGTTTTAAAAATGGAACTAGAATTTGAAGGCTATCGCGTTACTGTAGAACATAATGGAAGAATAGGACTGGAAACGGCGTTACAATCCAATATTGACTTAATCTTATTGGATGTGATGCTGCCTGAACTGAATGGAATTGAAGTATTGAGAAGATTGAGGAAGGTTAATCAAACATTACCGGTTATTCTTTTAACGGCCAGAAATACTACATTTGATAAAGTTGCCGGGTTGGACCAAGGTGCAAATGACTATGTGACAAAACCATTTGAGATCGAAGAATTATTAGCCAGAATCCGTTCCTGTCTTCGCCACACCTCATCAACTAGACAAAGAAAAGAGGATTCTATTCTGGCGGTCAGTGATTTAGTGGTCAATATCGAAACAAGGGATGTGACCAGGGAAGGAAGCTCCATTATTCTTACGCCAAAAGAATTTGATTTACTTGTTTATTTATTAATGAATAAAAATAAAGTAGTTACTCGGGAAAACATTTTATTAAATGTTTGGGGCTATGATTATGAGGGGGAAACAAACGTCATTGATGTCACCATCAGACATCTTAGAAAAAAGGCAGATGAAGGCTTCTCATCACAATTAATTACCACAGTAAGAGGAATTGGTTATACCATCAAGGAGTCATAA
- a CDS encoding YhdB family protein: protein MNKLDYDRALYYTHRSEWDNLLILMVRTTDHFLSKKIEHFLHAYNFERDYSVIETKLYNLLRYIDHANETADQLPEDIPMYSLP, encoded by the coding sequence ATGAATAAATTGGATTATGACCGAGCGTTGTATTATACTCATCGGTCGGAATGGGATAATTTATTGATATTAATGGTTCGTACCACTGACCATTTTTTATCAAAAAAGATTGAGCATTTCCTGCATGCATACAATTTTGAACGTGATTACAGTGTCATTGAAACCAAACTATACAACCTGCTCAGATATATTGACCATGCCAATGAAACAGCAGATCAACTACCAGAAGATATTCCGATGTATAGTCTTCCCTGA
- a CDS encoding M14 family zinc carboxypeptidase, with protein MRRFLCVMMLLFPLYEQTARAGMVQTNKPYTYELLEQDLKKIMKSYKNQIEIKEIGKSHFGIPIWAIKLGKGKKNILFIGSHHGREWLTSTLLMKMLETYASAYKHQRSTGGFSTEILNEVSIWFIPMLNPDGVAIQQSKLKQFSPLYRKNLLNMNEGLANFERWKANAAGVDLNRQYPSGWNELNEDPSGPSYKSYKGSNPLVEPEVVALTNFVKTIDPAIAIAYHTAGREIYWSYRNGIHYIRDYIIARKISKLTDYPLKRPEKDAIGGGFTDWFITAYHRPGFTIEISYLVGETNPPLSVFQSEWKRNRFVGLMLAAEAKKININR; from the coding sequence ATGAGAAGATTTTTATGTGTAATGATGCTTTTATTCCCTTTATATGAACAAACGGCACGTGCAGGTATGGTTCAAACTAATAAACCATACACATATGAATTACTGGAACAAGATCTGAAAAAAATAATGAAATCATATAAAAATCAAATCGAAATCAAAGAGATTGGAAAAAGCCATTTCGGCATACCGATTTGGGCCATTAAATTGGGGAAAGGTAAGAAAAACATCTTGTTCATTGGTTCCCACCATGGCAGGGAATGGCTGACAAGTACCTTATTAATGAAAATGCTCGAAACTTATGCGTCAGCATATAAACACCAGAGAAGTACAGGAGGATTTTCTACCGAGATCTTGAATGAAGTATCCATTTGGTTTATACCGATGTTAAATCCTGATGGTGTAGCTATACAGCAAAGTAAATTGAAACAGTTTTCCCCTTTGTACAGAAAGAATTTACTGAACATGAATGAAGGATTAGCTAATTTCGAAAGATGGAAAGCTAATGCTGCGGGTGTGGACTTAAACCGGCAATACCCATCAGGATGGAATGAGTTAAATGAAGACCCGTCAGGTCCAAGTTATAAATCTTATAAGGGAAGTAATCCTCTCGTGGAGCCTGAAGTCGTTGCATTAACTAACTTCGTCAAAACTATTGACCCCGCTATTGCTATTGCTTACCATACCGCGGGCAGAGAAATTTATTGGAGTTACCGGAACGGTATTCATTATATTAGGGATTATATTATAGCAAGAAAAATATCGAAATTAACAGATTACCCCCTGAAAAGGCCAGAAAAGGATGCAATTGGCGGCGGTTTTACCGACTGGTTTATTACTGCCTATCATCGGCCTGGATTTACGATTGAAATCAGCTACCTTGTTGGGGAAACAAATCCACCATTATCTGTTTTTCAATCTGAATGGAAGCGAAACCGATTTGTTGGATTAATGCTTGCAGCCGAAGCAAAAAAAATCAACATAAATAGATAA
- a CDS encoding SpoVR family protein, producing the protein MNEEDRKGLEYAISEITEIATGFGLDFYPMRYEICPAEIIYTFGAYGMPTRFSHWSFGKQFHKMKLHYDLGLSKIYELVINSNPCYAFLLDSNALIQNKLIVAHVLAHCDFFKNNVRFQNTKRDMVESMSATAERIHQYEIQYGKKEVESFLDAVLAIDEHIDPSLMRPKLAWSLEDEEEIDEHRSISPYDDLWGLDEKDKQEQKQPKKKKFPPRPEKDLLLFIETYSRELEEWQRDILTMMREEMLYFWPQLETKIMNEGWASFWHQRIIRELDLTSGEAIEFAKLNAGVVQPSKTGINPYYLGIKIFEDIEERYNNPTEEMKKRGVKPNTGREKIFEVREIESDISFLRNYLTKDLVMREDMYLFQKQGREYKIVDKEWERVRDQLVNMRVNGGFPYITVNDGDYMKNGELYLKHWYEGVELDVKYLEKVLPYIHQLWGRPVHMETMIEDRTMLFSYDGKGVHRKYL; encoded by the coding sequence ATGAATGAGGAAGATCGTAAGGGGCTTGAATATGCCATAAGTGAAATTACCGAGATCGCAACCGGCTTTGGGTTAGATTTTTATCCGATGCGCTATGAAATATGTCCTGCTGAAATTATTTATACCTTCGGTGCATATGGAATGCCAACCCGATTTTCACATTGGAGTTTTGGAAAACAATTTCATAAAATGAAGCTTCATTATGATTTAGGGTTAAGTAAAATTTATGAACTAGTCATCAACTCCAATCCTTGTTATGCGTTTTTGCTTGATTCCAATGCGTTGATTCAAAACAAATTGATTGTTGCCCACGTATTGGCGCATTGTGATTTCTTCAAAAACAATGTTCGCTTCCAAAATACAAAGCGGGATATGGTGGAAAGCATGTCTGCAACGGCAGAGCGGATTCATCAGTATGAAATTCAATACGGGAAAAAGGAAGTGGAGAGCTTTCTGGATGCTGTATTGGCGATTGATGAACATATTGATCCATCGCTCATGAGGCCGAAATTGGCCTGGTCTTTGGAGGATGAAGAGGAAATTGATGAGCATCGAAGTATTTCCCCATACGATGATCTCTGGGGGCTGGATGAAAAAGATAAGCAAGAACAAAAGCAGCCGAAAAAGAAGAAGTTTCCGCCAAGGCCTGAAAAAGATTTATTACTCTTTATTGAGACATACAGCAGAGAGCTGGAGGAATGGCAGCGGGATATTTTAACCATGATGCGGGAAGAAATGCTTTATTTCTGGCCGCAGCTGGAAACAAAAATCATGAACGAAGGCTGGGCATCGTTTTGGCATCAGCGCATTATAAGGGAATTGGATTTAACTAGCGGAGAAGCTATAGAATTTGCCAAATTAAACGCCGGAGTCGTACAGCCATCTAAGACGGGAATCAACCCCTATTATCTCGGAATCAAAATTTTTGAAGACATTGAGGAACGTTATAACAATCCAACGGAAGAAATGAAGAAACGGGGCGTAAAGCCTAACACCGGAAGAGAAAAGATTTTTGAGGTTCGGGAGATTGAGTCGGATATATCGTTCCTTCGCAATTATTTAACAAAAGACCTTGTGATGAGAGAAGACATGTATCTTTTCCAAAAACAAGGAAGAGAATACAAAATCGTCGACAAAGAGTGGGAGCGTGTGCGCGATCAATTAGTGAACATGCGAGTCAACGGCGGCTTTCCATATATTACAGTTAATGACGGCGACTATATGAAAAATGGCGAGCTTTACTTGAAGCACTGGTATGAAGGTGTGGAACTGGATGTCAAGTATCTTGAGAAAGTTCTGCCATATATTCACCAGCTCTGGGGCCGGCCGGTTCATATGGAAACGATGATTGAAGACAGAACGATGTTGTTTTCTTATGATGGAAAGGGTGTACATCGGAAATACCTATAA
- a CDS encoding DUF3231 family protein — MDKNTLKLTSSEIGTLWGEYVNGTMTDVVNRYMVSIIEDEAIKNIFNDAIKTFEKQKQQIVTFMENDGFPVPIGFTESDLFKGKPRLFTDIFCLNYIHIMTLHGLLGHTTALGVSVRKDLRDFYDSCDNDAKKMYHQTIELLLEKGNFQRDPLFYPAKNPEYISSKDFSDGFFRKGRKLAATEIISISFNIKKSIMAKTLTIAFSQVAQTKEVRKFFTDSEKTADKQIKAFAKIMQDDNLPVPKSWETEVTTSTDSPFSDKLMLYHIGFLFQAAQNYHGVGLASAMRTDLVTTYEGTILKNLMVTKEWFDLMVKNKWLEQPPLAPNRTEIAKEI; from the coding sequence GTGGATAAGAATACATTAAAACTCACATCTTCCGAAATAGGAACACTATGGGGAGAGTACGTGAACGGAACAATGACAGATGTGGTAAATAGATATATGGTCTCTATTATTGAAGATGAGGCAATAAAAAACATATTCAATGATGCAATTAAGACGTTTGAAAAACAAAAGCAACAAATCGTAACCTTTATGGAGAACGATGGGTTTCCCGTTCCAATTGGATTTACTGAATCAGACCTATTTAAAGGTAAACCAAGATTGTTTACTGATATATTTTGCTTGAATTATATACATATCATGACACTACATGGTTTGCTAGGACACACCACAGCATTAGGTGTATCAGTTAGAAAAGACTTAAGGGATTTTTACGATTCTTGCGATAACGATGCGAAAAAGATGTATCATCAAACAATCGAGTTATTGCTTGAGAAAGGGAACTTTCAGAGAGATCCTTTATTTTATCCAGCTAAAAACCCTGAATATATTTCAAGTAAAGATTTCTCAGATGGTTTTTTCAGAAAGGGTAGAAAATTAGCAGCAACTGAAATTATTAGTATTTCTTTCAACATAAAAAAAAGCATTATGGCTAAAACCCTTACTATTGCATTCAGCCAAGTCGCTCAAACAAAAGAAGTAAGAAAGTTTTTTACCGATTCCGAGAAAACGGCAGATAAGCAAATAAAGGCATTTGCAAAAATAATGCAAGATGATAACTTACCTGTACCTAAGTCTTGGGAAACAGAAGTGACTACTTCAACTGACTCTCCTTTTTCCGATAAATTAATGTTGTATCATATCGGTTTTTTATTTCAAGCTGCCCAAAACTATCATGGGGTTGGTTTAGCATCAGCTATGCGTACAGACCTTGTGACCACTTATGAAGGAACTATTCTAAAAAACCTTATGGTTACAAAAGAATGGTTTGATTTGATGGTAAAAAATAAATGGTTAGAACAACCGCCACTTGCTCCAAATAGAACTGAGATCGCAAAAGAAATATAA
- a CDS encoding CBO0543 family protein translates to MGHKENVNKLIDENIVEIHKLIQKKIEIWSDYVVFSGLWWLGVGLSVIPWIIWYVFRKKNSTDRILYAGLFIMTISLALDILGDQFSLWHYRYNVLPIVPTYFPWDITLMPVSVMILLQVKANGNPFIKAILFGLFSAYLAEPFFHWLEIYVPTKWRYTYSVPIQIIIYLVAHYLSRREKFSPIYQKK, encoded by the coding sequence ATGGGGCATAAAGAAAATGTAAACAAATTAATTGACGAAAATATAGTAGAAATCCATAAATTAATTCAAAAAAAGATTGAAATCTGGTCAGATTACGTAGTGTTTTCAGGACTTTGGTGGTTGGGTGTGGGATTATCAGTAATTCCTTGGATTATTTGGTATGTATTTCGTAAGAAAAATAGTACGGACCGTATTTTATACGCTGGTCTTTTCATAATGACCATATCCCTTGCCTTGGATATATTAGGAGACCAATTTAGTCTATGGCACTATAGATATAATGTCCTACCTATAGTACCAACTTATTTTCCATGGGATATAACCTTAATGCCAGTATCGGTTATGATTTTACTACAGGTAAAAGCTAATGGTAATCCCTTCATAAAAGCAATTTTATTCGGATTATTTTCTGCATACCTTGCTGAACCATTTTTTCACTGGTTGGAAATTTATGTTCCGACAAAATGGAGATATACTTATTCAGTTCCTATTCAAATCATAATATATTTAGTAGCCCACTACCTATCCAGAAGAGAAAAATTTTCTCCCATTTATCAGAAAAAATAG
- a CDS encoding FbpB family small basic protein, translating into MKKISSTLHKMIEENKREILSNQTRLSDIEKKVDTKIIANGK; encoded by the coding sequence ATGAAAAAGATTAGCAGTACACTGCATAAAATGATTGAAGAAAATAAACGTGAGATTTTATCCAATCAAACTAGATTGAGCGATATAGAGAAAAAGGTGGACACTAAAATTATTGCTAATGGTAAATAA
- a CDS encoding LysR family transcriptional regulator yields the protein MEIREILYVKTVADFKNLTKAAEYLNITQPSLSQSIKSIEDRLNTPLFIRSKRGMELTQTGMKFVRDSTLLLSEYKLFISKLKNYSKEEALSHSIGLYKLSYTTPINDAIMSFISGNSKDNYIIKVESNENLEMMLLSNQLDLAIIKYTPISKRQSKLSYDVLFKEKLYVLMSQSNPLASYDKISVRSLEGNKLITSDINEYPYIMTHEVLKNAGIDLEVHTYTNYSNLSMILDLVEKDMGIAFATKDVCTYFDRKRITYVPLIEDYFYDICIVQNEMDKRSGKNNVLINYIYHFLGLNLETHHD from the coding sequence ATGGAAATAAGAGAAATCTTATATGTGAAAACCGTTGCAGATTTTAAGAATCTGACGAAAGCAGCTGAATATTTGAATATTACTCAACCGAGTTTGTCTCAAAGTATAAAATCCATTGAAGACAGATTAAATACTCCGTTGTTTATAAGGAGTAAAAGAGGTATGGAACTCACACAAACCGGAATGAAATTTGTCAGGGATTCTACACTCCTTCTAAGTGAATATAAGCTTTTCATCTCCAAACTGAAAAATTATTCAAAAGAAGAAGCTTTATCTCATTCCATTGGTCTGTATAAACTTTCATATACAACACCTATCAATGATGCCATTATGAGTTTCATATCTGGTAATAGTAAAGATAATTACATAATTAAAGTGGAAAGCAACGAAAATTTAGAGATGATGTTGCTTTCCAATCAACTGGATCTTGCTATTATAAAATATACGCCCATTTCCAAGCGTCAATCGAAATTGTCATACGATGTATTATTCAAAGAAAAGCTGTATGTTCTGATGAGTCAATCCAATCCACTGGCATCATATGATAAGATTTCTGTGAGAAGCTTAGAAGGGAACAAACTGATAACTAGTGATATAAATGAATATCCCTATATTATGACACATGAGGTTCTAAAGAATGCTGGAATTGATCTTGAAGTCCACACCTATACTAACTATTCCAACTTATCCATGATACTGGATCTAGTTGAAAAGGATATGGGTATCGCCTTCGCGACTAAAGATGTTTGTACATACTTTGATCGAAAAAGAATTACTTATGTCCCTCTGATAGAAGACTATTTTTACGATATTTGTATCGTACAGAACGAAATGGATAAGAGAAGTGGAAAAAATAATGTATTAATAAATTATATTTATCATTTTCTAGGGTTAAATTTAGAAACTCATCATGATTAG
- a CDS encoding GNAT family N-acetyltransferase — protein sequence MNIHYKVITTDNVDFLEGLCNQLMRFQADHATIRPDIMASMNYNNRLKPEYTNTLRKHMVVAFDEERPVGFAFATIGNVTEDNLKGKPDWAAELDGIGFYPENYEVPKTIGTFKILYVDDEYRNLSIGKQLSNMTMDWLNSHEDVDDLWVYVANGNEAVGKLYEKYGFKLSHSVFNGFIDAYCQKRK from the coding sequence ATGAATATTCATTACAAAGTCATTACAACCGATAATGTTGATTTCTTGGAAGGATTATGTAATCAGTTGATGAGATTCCAAGCAGATCATGCAACGATACGTCCTGATATTATGGCGAGCATGAACTACAATAACAGATTGAAGCCGGAATATACCAATACCTTGAGAAAACACATGGTAGTCGCTTTTGATGAAGAAAGACCAGTAGGTTTTGCCTTTGCAACAATCGGAAATGTAACTGAAGATAACTTGAAGGGAAAACCTGATTGGGCAGCAGAACTGGACGGTATAGGATTTTATCCTGAGAACTATGAAGTACCAAAAACCATTGGAACTTTTAAAATACTATATGTGGATGATGAATATAGAAATTTAAGTATAGGAAAACAATTGTCCAACATGACTATGGATTGGCTTAATAGTCATGAAGATGTAGATGATTTATGGGTATACGTGGCTAATGGTAATGAGGCTGTTGGCAAACTCTACGAAAAATATGGTTTTAAATTAAGTCATAGTGTCTTTAACGGGTTTATAGATGCATATTGTCAGAAGAGGAAATAG